One Angustibacter luteus genomic window carries:
- a CDS encoding DMT family transporter, with the protein MSEGLVLPQPGTRRSTGLAALVLVAVTAVWGSTFVLIKDVVTTIPVPDFLALRFLIAAAVMVPVFWRPLRRLSRDLVLRGLALGAVYGVAQVFQTFGLAHTSAAVSGFVTGMYVVLTPVIGVVLLGQRAPASTWFAVGLSTAGLGVLALNGFAVGTGELLVLVSAFLYALHIVALGLWSGAQDALGLATIQMVAIAVLCTVAALPHGITLPSTGAAWAAVLYTAVVAGALTLIGQTWAQAHLPATRAAVIMTLEPVFAALFAVLIGGEQLTPRMLCGGLLVLAAMYVVELTPGRTSAPRATRRRSRGSRAAPRSPDQAR; encoded by the coding sequence GTGAGCGAAGGACTCGTCCTCCCCCAGCCCGGCACCCGGCGTTCGACCGGCCTGGCGGCCCTGGTGCTGGTCGCGGTCACCGCGGTGTGGGGCAGCACGTTCGTCCTGATCAAGGACGTCGTCACGACCATCCCGGTGCCGGACTTCCTGGCGCTGCGGTTCCTCATCGCCGCTGCCGTGATGGTGCCGGTCTTCTGGCGTCCCCTGCGCCGGCTGAGCCGCGACCTCGTGCTGCGCGGTCTCGCCCTCGGCGCCGTCTACGGTGTCGCGCAGGTGTTCCAGACCTTCGGCCTGGCGCACACGTCGGCTGCGGTCAGCGGCTTCGTCACCGGCATGTACGTCGTCCTGACCCCGGTCATCGGCGTCGTCCTGCTCGGCCAGCGTGCCCCCGCCAGCACCTGGTTCGCGGTGGGTCTGTCCACCGCCGGGCTCGGGGTGCTGGCGCTGAACGGGTTCGCGGTGGGCACCGGTGAGCTGCTGGTGCTGGTCTCGGCGTTCCTGTACGCGCTGCACATCGTGGCCCTGGGGTTGTGGTCCGGAGCGCAGGACGCGCTGGGGCTCGCCACGATCCAGATGGTTGCGATCGCCGTCCTGTGCACCGTGGCCGCGCTGCCGCACGGCATCACGCTGCCCTCCACCGGCGCGGCGTGGGCGGCCGTGCTCTACACGGCCGTGGTGGCCGGCGCGCTGACGCTGATCGGGCAGACCTGGGCCCAGGCCCACCTCCCGGCGACCCGGGCGGCCGTGATCATGACGCTGGAGCCGGTTTTCGCCGCGCTGTTCGCGGTGCTGATCGGCGGTGAGCAGCTGACCCCGCGGATGCTGTGCGGCGGCCTGCTGGTGCTCGCCGCGATGTACGTCGTCGAGCTCACTCCTGGTAGGACCAGCGCTCCTCGCGCCACGCGTCGCCGGTCGCGTGGTAGCCGCGCTGCTCCCAGAAGCCCCGACCAGGCTCGCTGA
- a CDS encoding molybdopterin-dependent oxidoreductase has translation MSDGGHHALPPGQRLANGWPELHYGPVPADRAQRWNFTVTGATQDGQDHELDRAAFDALPRVSVRGDLHCVTRWTVPSNTWTGVSTRYVLDLFPPASGAEFAMVWAEYGYSANLRLSDLASPRTVLATHHDGEPLTREHGWPVRLVVPHLYAYKGAKWVRGIEYLSEPGRGFWEQRGYHATGDAWREERWSYQE, from the coding sequence GTGAGCGACGGCGGTCACCACGCGCTCCCTCCGGGGCAGCGGCTGGCGAACGGGTGGCCGGAGCTGCACTACGGGCCGGTGCCGGCGGACCGGGCCCAGCGCTGGAACTTCACGGTGACCGGCGCCACCCAGGACGGCCAGGACCACGAGCTGGACCGGGCGGCGTTCGACGCGCTGCCGCGGGTGAGCGTGCGCGGTGACCTGCACTGCGTTACCCGGTGGACCGTCCCGAGCAACACGTGGACGGGGGTGTCGACCCGGTACGTGCTCGACCTGTTCCCGCCGGCGTCCGGGGCGGAGTTCGCCATGGTCTGGGCCGAGTACGGCTACTCGGCCAACCTGCGGCTGTCCGACCTGGCGTCGCCGCGCACCGTGCTGGCCACCCACCACGACGGCGAGCCGTTGACCCGCGAGCACGGCTGGCCGGTCCGGCTCGTCGTGCCGCACCTGTACGCCTACAAGGGGGCCAAGTGGGTGCGCGGGATCGAGTACCTCAGCGAGCCTGGTCGGGGCTTCTGGGAGCAGCGCGGCTACCACGCGACCGGCGACGCGTGGCGCGAGGAGCGCTGGTCCTACCAGGAGTGA